One genomic region from Terasakiella sp. SH-1 encodes:
- a CDS encoding acyl-CoA dehydrogenase, with the protein MTVYNAPLNEMEFLIKDLLDLDSITALPGYEEATEDMVDAILDEAGKLGRDIIAPLARTSDENSAQWKDTEVTTSPGFKEAYAQFIEGGWQGLGCDPEYGGMGLPFVLSNAVNEIWNSASIAFGLCPMLTGGAIEAIEAHASDEQKEKYLPKMISGEWTGTMNLTEPSAGSDLAAVSTKAVPQDDGSYKISGQKIFITFGEHDMAENIIHLVLARTPDAPAGSRGISLFIVPKYMVNEDGSLGERNPAYCISIEHKMGIHGSPTATMSFEEATGYLVKEENKGLACMFTMMNNARLNVGNEGYAAAERAYQCAREYARERVQSPLIGSKDKTSVTIDKHPDVRRMLLTMKAKTEAARAISYFAARQQDFQVKGADEASRAQADALVQLLTPVVKAYSTDIGREVADDGIQVHGGMGFIEESGAAQWLRDVRITAIYEGTNGIQANDLIGRKVAMNGGTYLDILLPMIKEDVAAAKAKGGVFAEMADALDVAIANTEKATSWLIDSFKEDPKQAATGSVHYLRLMGNLCGGWLLTKSALIAQGKLDDGAGDPNFMKAKINTARFFAEQILPTSSALKAIFTKGYGAVLECEDEWL; encoded by the coding sequence ATGACTGTATATAACGCCCCGCTTAACGAAATGGAATTTCTGATCAAGGACCTGCTGGACCTTGACAGCATCACTGCCCTGCCCGGCTATGAAGAAGCGACAGAAGACATGGTGGACGCCATTTTGGACGAAGCGGGCAAACTGGGTCGCGACATCATCGCCCCGCTGGCACGGACCTCTGATGAAAATTCCGCACAATGGAAAGATACAGAAGTCACCACCTCGCCCGGTTTTAAAGAAGCCTACGCCCAATTTATCGAAGGCGGCTGGCAGGGTCTGGGCTGTGACCCTGAATATGGCGGCATGGGCCTGCCGTTTGTCCTGTCAAATGCGGTTAACGAGATTTGGAACTCAGCCTCCATCGCCTTTGGCCTGTGCCCCATGCTGACAGGCGGCGCGATTGAAGCTATTGAAGCCCACGCTTCTGACGAACAAAAAGAAAAATACCTGCCGAAGATGATCTCCGGCGAATGGACAGGCACTATGAACCTGACCGAACCATCTGCCGGGTCTGATCTGGCGGCTGTCTCTACCAAGGCTGTGCCACAAGACGATGGCTCTTACAAAATTTCCGGTCAAAAAATCTTCATCACCTTTGGTGAACATGACATGGCGGAAAATATCATTCACCTGGTTTTGGCCCGCACACCGGATGCGCCTGCGGGCTCACGTGGTATTTCCCTGTTTATCGTACCGAAATATATGGTCAATGAAGATGGCTCCTTGGGTGAACGCAATCCGGCTTATTGTATCTCTATTGAACATAAGATGGGTATCCACGGTTCCCCAACGGCCACCATGTCTTTTGAAGAAGCCACAGGCTATCTGGTGAAAGAAGAAAACAAGGGCTTGGCCTGCATGTTCACCATGATGAACAATGCGCGCCTGAACGTAGGTAACGAAGGTTACGCGGCGGCTGAACGTGCCTATCAATGTGCCCGTGAATATGCCCGTGAGCGTGTGCAAAGCCCGCTGATTGGATCCAAAGACAAGACATCTGTCACCATTGATAAACACCCGGACGTGCGCCGTATGCTCTTGACCATGAAGGCCAAGACAGAAGCCGCCCGTGCTATTTCGTACTTCGCGGCCCGCCAGCAAGATTTTCAGGTCAAAGGCGCAGATGAGGCATCACGTGCACAAGCCGATGCGCTTGTTCAACTGCTGACCCCGGTTGTCAAAGCCTATTCCACCGACATTGGTCGCGAAGTCGCCGATGATGGCATTCAGGTTCATGGCGGCATGGGCTTTATTGAAGAATCCGGTGCGGCCCAATGGTTGCGCGATGTGCGCATCACCGCCATTTACGAAGGCACCAACGGCATTCAGGCCAACGACCTGATCGGGCGTAAAGTCGCCATGAACGGTGGGACATATCTTGATATCCTGCTGCCCATGATCAAAGAAGACGTGGCTGCTGCCAAAGCCAAAGGCGGCGTGTTTGCTGAAATGGCTGATGCGTTGGACGTTGCCATTGCCAATACGGAAAAAGCCACAAGCTGGCTGATCGACAGCTTTAAGGAAGACCCGAAACAAGCGGCCACAGGTTCTGTTCACTACCTGCGTTTGATGGGTAACCTGTGCGGTGGCTGGCTCTTGACCAAATCTGCCCTCATCGCCCAAGGTAAACTGGATGACGGTGCTGGCGATCCAAACTTCATGAAAGCCAAGATCAATACAGCCCGCTTCTTCGCAGAACAAATCCTGCCTACCTCCAGTGCGCTCAAAGCCATCTTTACTAAAGGCTACGGTGCGGTTCTGGAATGCGAAGACGAATGGCTCTAA